One region of Miscanthus floridulus cultivar M001 chromosome 19, ASM1932011v1, whole genome shotgun sequence genomic DNA includes:
- the LOC136528982 gene encoding hydroxyproline O-galactosyltransferase HPGT2-like isoform X1 yields the protein METLASAMRRENRRSKAPSSSSVATALASGRVPLVMAFLSCLAWLYVAGRLWQDAQTRAILSGFLEKSSGSVPKVLSVEDKLRNLGCKAIGSKIVEAEMDLTKAKSEGYLWGNRTAAVDSDKKKQLLAVIGVYTGFGSRLKRNVFRGSWMPRGDALKKLEEKGVVIRFVIGRSANRGDSLDRNIDDENRQTKDFLILESHEEAAEELPSKAKFFFSAAVETWDAEFYVKVEDNINLDLAGLIEMLEGRRGSQGLYMGCMKSGVVISEEGQQWYEPDWWKFGDSKTYFRHASGSLFILSKNLARYININSASLQSYAHDDISVGSWMMGLNATYVDDDRLCCSSSRQEKVCSNA from the exons ATGGAGACGCTGGCCAGCGCCATGCGGCGCGAGAACCGCCGGTCCAAGgccccgtcctcctcctccgtcgCCACCGCCCTCGCCTCGGGCAGGGTCCCTCTCGTCATGGCCTTCCTCTCCTGCCTCGCCTGGCTCTACGTCGCCGGCCG GTTGTGGCAGGACGCGCAGACCCGGGCGATCCTGTCAGGATTCCTCGAGAAGAGCTCTGGCAGC GTCCCGAAGGTGCTCTCGGTGGAGGACAAGCTTAGGAACCTCGGATGCAA GGCGATTGGAAGCAAAATTGTTGAGGCGGAGATGGACCTGACCAAGGCCAAGAGCGAGGGGTACCTGTGGGGGAACAGGACTGCAGCTGTGGACTCTGACAAGAAGAAGCAGCTTCTTGCCGTCATTGGAGTTTACACTGGTTTTGGATCCCGTCTCAAGAGGAACGTCTTCCGTGGCTCCTGGATGCCCAGAG GTGATGCTCTGAAGAAGCTTGAGGAAAAGGGTGTAGTTATTCGTTTTGTTATTGGTCGGAG TGCAAATCGAGGTGATAGCTTGGACCGTAATATTGACGATGAAAATCGGCAGACAAAGGACTTCTTGATTCTT GAAAGTCACGAAGAGGCTGCAGAAGAATTACCGAGCAAAGCAAAGTTTTTCTTCAGTGCCGCAGTTGAAACCTGGGATGCAGAATTCTATGTCAAAGTTGAGGATAACATTAATCTTGACTTAG CTGGGTTAATTGAGATGCTCGAAGGCCGTCGAGGTAGCCAAGGATTGTATATGGGTTGTATGAAATCAGGGGTTGTCATAAGTGAAGA GGGCCAACAATGGTATGAACCTGACTGGTGGAAATTTGGAGATTCAAAAAC GTATTTTCGACATGCTTCTGGTTCTTTGTTTATCCTCTCAAAAAATTTGGCACGCTACATCAACATAAATAG TGCATCACTGCAGAGTTATGCACACGACGACATATCAGTAGGTTCATGGATGATGGGACTGAATGCAACTTACGTGGACGATGACCGGTTGTGCTGTAGCAGTTCCAGACAAG AGAAAGTCTGTTCTAATGCTTGA
- the LOC136528982 gene encoding hydroxyproline O-galactosyltransferase HPGT2-like isoform X2, with amino-acid sequence METLASAMRRENRRSKAPSSSSVATALASGRVPLVMAFLSCLAWLYVAGRLWQDAQTRAILSGFLEKSSGSVPKVLSVEDKLRNLGCKAIGSKIVEAEMDLTKAKSEGYLWGNRTAAVDSDKKKQLLAVIGVYTGFGSRLKRNVFRGSWMPRGDALKKLEEKGVVIRFVIGRSANRGDSLDRNIDDENRQTKDFLILESHEEAAEELPSKAKFFFSAAVETWDAEFYVKVEDNINLDLAGLIEMLEGRRGSQGLYMGCMKSGVVISEEGQQWYEPDWWKFGDSKTYFRHASGSLFILSKNLARYININSASLQSYAHDDISVGSWMMGLNATYVDDDRLCCSSSKEKVCSNA; translated from the exons ATGGAGACGCTGGCCAGCGCCATGCGGCGCGAGAACCGCCGGTCCAAGgccccgtcctcctcctccgtcgCCACCGCCCTCGCCTCGGGCAGGGTCCCTCTCGTCATGGCCTTCCTCTCCTGCCTCGCCTGGCTCTACGTCGCCGGCCG GTTGTGGCAGGACGCGCAGACCCGGGCGATCCTGTCAGGATTCCTCGAGAAGAGCTCTGGCAGC GTCCCGAAGGTGCTCTCGGTGGAGGACAAGCTTAGGAACCTCGGATGCAA GGCGATTGGAAGCAAAATTGTTGAGGCGGAGATGGACCTGACCAAGGCCAAGAGCGAGGGGTACCTGTGGGGGAACAGGACTGCAGCTGTGGACTCTGACAAGAAGAAGCAGCTTCTTGCCGTCATTGGAGTTTACACTGGTTTTGGATCCCGTCTCAAGAGGAACGTCTTCCGTGGCTCCTGGATGCCCAGAG GTGATGCTCTGAAGAAGCTTGAGGAAAAGGGTGTAGTTATTCGTTTTGTTATTGGTCGGAG TGCAAATCGAGGTGATAGCTTGGACCGTAATATTGACGATGAAAATCGGCAGACAAAGGACTTCTTGATTCTT GAAAGTCACGAAGAGGCTGCAGAAGAATTACCGAGCAAAGCAAAGTTTTTCTTCAGTGCCGCAGTTGAAACCTGGGATGCAGAATTCTATGTCAAAGTTGAGGATAACATTAATCTTGACTTAG CTGGGTTAATTGAGATGCTCGAAGGCCGTCGAGGTAGCCAAGGATTGTATATGGGTTGTATGAAATCAGGGGTTGTCATAAGTGAAGA GGGCCAACAATGGTATGAACCTGACTGGTGGAAATTTGGAGATTCAAAAAC GTATTTTCGACATGCTTCTGGTTCTTTGTTTATCCTCTCAAAAAATTTGGCACGCTACATCAACATAAATAG TGCATCACTACAGAGTTATGCACACGACGACATATCAGTAGGTTCATGGATGATGGGACTGAATGCAACTTACGTGGACGATGACCGGTTGTGCTGCAGCAGTTCCAAAG AGAAAGTATGTTCTAATGCTTGA